A part of Crassostrea angulata isolate pt1a10 chromosome 5, ASM2561291v2, whole genome shotgun sequence genomic DNA contains:
- the LOC128182835 gene encoding uncharacterized protein LOC128182835, which translates to MLIHSRCFSDLAGKAREVAIGEWYDWKSFTSTFFTNVKGIRKMRHFRFSSLSPGKLFVKSHADDSEREITLLKSSISPEDITTGSVMPDILPPGGMTSERQRYLFRVVRPFVRDPFKDTTCPEAEE; encoded by the exons atgttaatacattcgaggtgtttttccgatcttgccggaaaggcccgagaagttgcgattggggAGTGGTATGATTGGAAGTCGTTTACCAGCACGTTCTTCACAAATGTGAAAGGCATCCGGAAAATGCGACATTTTAGATTTTCATCATTATCACCGG gaaAACTGTTCGTCAAAAGTCACGCCGATGACAGTGAACGAGAAATCACGCTTCTGAAATCCAGTATCAGTCCGGAAGACATAACAACAGGGTCAGTGATGCCCGACATTTTACCTCCCGGCGGGATGACCTCAGAGAGGCAACGTTATCTGTTCCGTGTTGTTCGCCCTTTTGTACGAGATCCTTTTAAGGACACTACCTGTCCAGAGGCTGAAGagtga
- the LOC128182834 gene encoding uncharacterized protein LOC128182834, whose protein sequence is MDPLRCAQVAVQCRRCMIAVPSEPLMCCDNCHIHLCKTCKEEHLCDEIGKHKVESLKKREFLPQCSKHTTKLSELYCERCDIPICIDCVSSGEHLGHKQIDVWKSLETKKEFLQKDLEELEKSIFPTYQEIVNNISDQKVDLDQNSQKLTTAIDRHGEDMHREVNLIIKTMKSKLDVMNSELLVALNQQDDEISRTVAELQKSIAYLNKLLNSNDVSKVFAYRSRIAKFRNVPPKPIVSFSSFTPYKINNEQIHQHFGYLSASSITTEVHDYSPIPPSPKDKPLTDVPKIITIINTKFGDSNLLGNVSCLSDEEIWVSGQGKIMRLYNLKGKMLKEIETKSRHTPNDIAVSKDGYLFYVDYNDRTVNKVYTDHNDRAVNVFKKNAKIQEVVRLPSSRPYNVCSTSSGDLLVVMIIDDKKQTKVVRYSCSGSEIQKPIQFDDKGESLYSSGFYSKSISENRNKDICVADSYANAVVVVSEAGKFRYNYTGPPSTPKGSFAPIGIITDSQSRILTSDNNNFCIHIIDQDGQFLCYIDNCNLGRPCGLCVDTIDNLFVVEYTGDVKKIQYCR, encoded by the coding sequence ATGGACCCCCTGCGTTGTGCTCAGGTTGCCGTGCAGTGTCGTCGATGTATGATTGCAGTCCCCTCAGAACCTTTAATGTGCTGTGACAATtgtcacatacatctgtgtaaaaCCTGTAAGGAGGAACATTTATGTGATGAAATTGGAAAACATAAAGtggaatctttaaaaaaaagagaatttcTTCCTCAATGTtcaaaacacaccacaaagttAAGTGAACTTTATTGTGAAAgatgtgacattcctatttgcATTGACTGTGTCAGCTCTGGTGAACATTTAGGACACAAACAAATAGACGTTTGGAAAAGTCTAGAAACCAAGAAAGAATTTCTACAGAAAGATTTAGAAGAATTAGAGAAATCCATTTTTCCTACATACCAAGAAATTGTAAATAACATCTCAGATCAGAAAGTTGATCTTGATCAAAACTCTCAAAAGTTGACAACAGCAATTGACAGGCATGGGGAAGATATGCACAGAGAAGTAAACCTAATTATCAAGACTATGAAATCTAAACTTGATGTTATGAACTCAGAACTCCTTGTTGCTCTCAATCAACAGGACGATGAAATCTCACGCACCGTAGCTGAACTACAAAAAAGTATTGCTTATCTAAATAAATTACTgaactccaatgatgtcagtAAGGTCTTTGCCTACAGATCCAGGATTGCAAAATTTCGAAACGTACCTCCTAAACCTATTGTTTCCTTTTCAAGTTTTACCCCTTACAAAATCAACAACGAGCAGATTCATCAACATTTTGGTTATTTGTCAGCGTCATCAATAACGACAGAGGTACATGACTACTCACCGATTCCTCCATCTCCTAAGGACAAACCACTTACTGATGTACCAAAGATCATCACAATTATAAACACCAAGTTTGGAGACTCTAATTTATTAGGGAATGTGTCTTGTCTGAGTGATGAAGAAATATGGGTGAGTGGTCAGGGCAAAATTATGAGACTCTACAATCTCAAAGGAAAAATGTTGAaggaaattgaaacaaaatcaaGACATACACCAAATGATATAGCTGTCTCAAAGGATGGGTATTTATTTTACGTCGACTACAATGATCGTACAGTGAACAAAGTTTATACCGACCACAATGATAGAGCAGTGaacgtttttaaaaagaatgcaAAGATACAAGAGGTTGTCAGACTGCCAAGCTCGAGACCTTACAATGTATGTAGTACTTCCTCGGGTGACCTTCTGGTTGTCATGATCATTGAtgacaagaaacaaacaaaagttgtgcgttatTCTTGTTCTGGTTCTGAGATACAAAAACCTATTCAATTTGATGACAAAGGAGAGTCCCTTTATTCATCTGGTTTTTACAGCAAATCAATCAGTGAAAATAGGAACAAAGACATATGTGTAGCTGACTCGTACGCCAATGCAGTAGTGGTAGTTAGTGAGGCCGGAAAATTCCGGTATAACTACACTGGCCCCCCTTCTACTCCTAAAGGATCATTTGCACCAATCGGTATCATTACAGACAGCCAGAGTCGGATCTTGACATCAGACAATAATAACTTCTGCATCCACATCAtagatcaggacggacagttcctctgctacattgacaactgtaaTTTAGGCCGTCCAtgtggtttatgtgtggacactaTTGATAACCTCTTTGTCGTCGAGTACACAGGTGACGTAAAGAAAATCCAATATTGCAGATAA
- the LOC128185759 gene encoding uncharacterized protein LOC128185759 codes for MEKLYVFTFGVLGLFCVFTLGNSDLINWCRDKDGLNCWRYVDAKCLGFYEDWARENCPYRCGYCPNKPPCEDSDASCDAYHQESCSNTTTRAYMREHCRKRCNECHLPGENHLPNTPPPGATGPVPTDSAMKPPVGK; via the exons ATGGAAAAGTTGTATGTCTTTACCTTTGGCGTTTTGGGATTGTTTTGTGTTTTCACCCTTGGAAATTCTGAcc TTATAAACTGGTGCCGCGACAAGGACGGATTGAACTGTTGGCGGTACGTGGACGCCAAGTGTTTGGGGTTCTACGAGGACTGGGCCAGAGAAAACTGTCCCTACAGATGTGGATACTGTCCAA ATAAGCCTCCCTGTGAGGACTCGGACGCTTCCTGTGATGCCTACCACCAGGAATCATGTTCTAACACCACCACCAGGGCGTACATGCGCGAGCACTGCAGGAAGAGGTGTAACGAGTGTCACT TACCTGGAGAGAATCATCTACCAAACACACCCCCTCCCGGTGCGACTGGCCCCGTACCTACCGACTCCGCGATGAAACCCCCCGTGGGCAAGTAA
- the LOC128184252 gene encoding ankyrin repeat and protein kinase domain-containing protein 1-like — MDYMEDGLFEVISRGDTAGFRDYLRRGLDVNHAFRSTDRPNRLGKTILEVALEMKQPDIASLLVENKCNADLKYIVDVRNYAYFLSEYKKKDKLKLTPMFAAVVHGDVATIKILVKGGYDVSSHDDRGCTSLWHAVDLDNYDMVKLLLGGGNSKTAVNAPDNAKLRPLHIAAMHGNSRISSLLIRGGAEVDATQIRGWTSLLLACRAGSEPTAKLLLLNGADPNHVGKNGHTPLSTSLQFTESYSIAYMLLESGADVNLELLRRCKAEKFMSLLANPGLYSLLKFCSESPRTLRTLCCSLIRKNLLSSASTVHLVQKVEQLPLPKLIKEYILLGQLI, encoded by the coding sequence ATGGACTACATGGAGGACGGTTTGTTCGAGGTTATCTCTAGAGGGGACACCGCGGGGTTCCGGGATTACCTCCGTCGGGGTTTGGACGTCAACCACGCGTTCAGAAGCACCGATCGACCAAACCGCCTCGGAAAAACGATACTAGAGGTCGCTTTGGAGATGAAACAGCCGGATATTGCGTCATTGCTTGTCGAAAACAAATGCAATGCTGACTTAAAGTATATTGTCGATGTGCGGAACTATGCGTATTTTCTCAGTGAATACAAAAAGAAAGACAAATTGAAGTTAACTCCCATGTTTGCTGCTGTTGTTCACGGAGATGTTGCAACCATTAAAATTCTCGTGAAAGGTGGATATGACGTCAGCAGCCATGATGATCGCGGGTGTACCTCACTGTGGCATGCAGTAGATTTAGATAACTACGACATGGTGAAACTATTGCTTGGTGGAGGTAATTCAAAGACTGCTGTCAATGCACCAGACAATGCGAAGTTACGACCTCTTCACATTGCAGCAATGCATGGAAATAGTCGGATATCTTCGTTGCTAATTCGAGGTGGAGCGGAAGTGGACGCAACGCAAATCCGAGGTTGGACGTCACTTCTGTTGGCGTGTCGCGCAGGCTCAGAACCGACGGCAAAACTGCTGCTTCTGAATGGCGCCGATCCAAACCACGTGGGTAAAAACGGTCACACCCCTTTGTCCACGTCACTTCAATTTACAGAGAGCTACAGCATTGCTTACATGTTGTTGGAGTCCGGAGCTGATGTGAACCTTGAACTGTTGAGACGCTGTAAGGCAGAGAAATTCATGAGTCTCCTCGCTAACCCCGGCCTGTACAGTCTGTTAAAGTTCTGTTCGGAATCACCCCGGACTCTTCGTACGTTATGCTGTTCGCTGATAAGAAAAAACTTACTGAGTTCCGCAAGTACTGTTCACTTGGTACAAAAAGTCGAACAACTTCCCCTTCCTAAGCTTATCAAGGAGTATATACTTCTTGGACAGTTGATATGA
- the LOC128184112 gene encoding exodeoxyribonuclease-like, giving the protein MLNILPWHQILFSNFVRGASRINLRVLSSSDKMPPKRKAKKDDGKTPAPEEGSVGDTAQEDKPSPSKKQKVDEEEKGKKGKGGKGKKAPPRKEDTIETLPEGTDTSFPTEVNPEAKTADGRKFTLKIASWNLNGIRAWYDKDKMSYIKESSPDILCVQETKCQEDQLPTGVLDKDYHIYWSPAEKAGYAGTGLYSKKKPIKVTYGLGIPKHDDEGRVITAEYEDFYMVNAYVPNSGKGLVRLKYRTEEWDCDFTDYLKKLDAKKPVIMCGDLNVSHTPVDLKNPTSNRNKTPGYTDKEREGFSKLLEEGFLDSFRVLYPNARDCWSFWTYMMNARAKNIGWRLDYFVISKRLQKDLCDSIIQQKVMGSDHCPIMLLMAGLK; this is encoded by the exons atgCTGAATATCTTGCCGTGgcatcaaattttgttttccaattttgTAAGGGGTGCTTCGAGGATAAATCTTAGAGTGTTGTCCTCGTCTGACAAAATGCCACCCAAAAGAAAG gCAAAGAAAGATGATGGAAAG ACCCCTGCTCCAGAAGAAGGCAGTGTCGGAGACACAGCTCAAGAGGATAAG ccATCACCCAGCAAAAAGCAGAAAGTAGATGAAGAAGAAAAAGGAAAG AAAGGTAAAGGAGGGAAGGGAAAGAAAGCTCCGCCCAGGAAGGAGGACACCATCGAGACACTCCCTGAGGGAACGGACACCTCATTCCCGACCGAGGTCAACCCCGAAGCCAAGACTGCTGACGGACGGAAGTTCACCCTCAAGATTGCCTCATGGAACTTAAATGGAATCCGGGCGTGGTATGAT AAAGACAAGATGTCGTACATCAAGGAGTCATCGCCCGACATCCTCTGTGTACAGGAGACCAAGTGTCAGGAGGATCAGCTACCCACGGGGGTGCTGGACAAGGACTACCACATCTACTGGTCACCCGCCGAGAAAGCGGGCTACGCTGGCACTGGGCTCTACAGCAAGAAGAAGCCCATCAAGGTCACCTACGGGCTTG GTATACCTAAGCATGACGATGAGGGGAGGGTTATCACTGCCGAGTATGAGGACTTCTACATGGTGAATGCAT ATGTGCCAAATTCTGGTAAAGGTTTGGTTCGTCTGAAGTACAGGACAGAGGAGTGGGACTGTGACTTCACTGATTACCTGAAGAAGCTGGACGCCAAGAAGCCAGTCATCATGTGTGGGGACCTTAACGTGTCCCACACTCCTGTAG ATCTAAAGAACCCGACCAGCAACAGGAACAAGACGCCGGGCTACACGGACAAGGAGAGGGAGGGCTTCAGTAAGCTGCTTGAGGAGGGCTTCCTGGACTCGTTCCGCGTCCTCTACCCCAACGCCCGCGACTGCTGGTCCTTCTGGACCTACATGATGAACGCCCGTGCCAAAAATATCGGCTG GCGGCTGGATTACTTTGTGATCTCCAAGAGACTCCAGAAGGACCTGTGTGACAGCATTATCCAACAGAAGGTCATGGGTAGCGACCACTGTCCAATCATGTTACTGATGGCGGGGCTCAAGTAA